TAAACATCAATAAGTAGGTACACGGGTATAAGCGTAAGAAAGGTAAGTAAGGTTATTATTTTTTTAGATGTTTTTTCGCCAAACATTACGGGTATAGTACGATAGTTATTGGCAAGGTCGCCCGTAACATTTTGCAAGTCTTTTATTAACTCGCGCGTAAGTATTAATAAGTATAAAAAAGTAGCATGGGCAAAAATTACCTCGTAAAAATTTTTAAAATACATGAGTATGGCAAAAAAAGGCAATATGGCTAAAAAGGCAGCGGTAAGGTTGCCTATAACGGGATATCGTTTTAGTTTGTGCGAATAAAACCATATTAGGAAGATGTAAACCGCAAAAAACACCACTGCACGCCACGATACTATAAATGCGAGTAATGTTACTAGTGCGTTGAGCGTAAAATAAACATATAGTTTGGTTTGCTGGCTTACCAACCTATCCAACATCGATTTTTTGGGGCGGTTAATAAGGTCTTTCTTAGCATCGTAAAAATTATTAATAATGTACCCCGAAGCTATGGTTAGGGACGATGCCAATACAATAATAAACAAATCTACATCCAGTAGTATATCCAACGCTCTGCGCTCCTTATCCAATATAAATACAGCCGATAGGTATTGCGCCAAAGCAATTACAGGAATATTATAGCCTCGTACTACAGAGAAGAGGCTAAGAATTTTCATCAGGATTAATTTTGTTTTCCTTGATGCCATAAAAAGGGATGTAAAAAATGATTAAAACTGATAAACTACTTCTAGCTTATGCCCTTTTAATGCTTTTTTCGCTTTGTCTATATCTTCGGTAAAGCCCAGTATGTAGCCTCCACCACCCGAGCCACAAAGCTTAAGGTAGTAATCGTTCGTTTCAATACCTTTTTGCCAAAGCTCATGAAACTGCTCTGGTATCATGGGTTTAAAGTTGTTAAGTACAACTTTAGATAGTTTTTTGGTATTGGCAAATAACGATTTAAAGTCGCCGTGTAAAAAGTTTTCTACACAAGCATCGGTATATTTTACAAATTGTTTTTTAAGCATATCGCGGAACCCTTGCTCTTTTAGGTTTTCCATAAAAATGGATACCATTGGGGCGGTTTCGCCTACAATACCCGAATCTAATAAAAACACAGCGCCTTTACCATCGGCTATTTGGCTGGGTATGCCTGTAGCCTCTATGTTATCTTTAGAGTTAATAAGTATCGGGATGCTTAGGTAACTGTTTAAAGGATCGAGCCCTGAACTTTTGCCATGGAAAAACGATTCCATTTGCGCAAATATTGTTTTAAGTGCTAGTAGTTTTTCGCGCGTTAAGTTTTCTAGTACCGTTATTTTATCTTTAGCATACTCATCGTATATAGCAGCAACCAATGCACCACTACTCCCCACACCATAACCCTGCGGAATGGTAGAATCGAAATACATACCATCGGCAACGTGTTGGTTTAACGTATCAATATCAAACTGTACTAAATCAGGATTTTCTGTTTGTAATGTTTCTAGGTAATCTACAAAACGCTTTAGGTTTGCGTTAGATTGTAATGCCTCCTCAGATGTATTGCCATCTTGCTTTAATGCACCATTATAAAAATTGTAGGGTATAGATAACCCTTTAGAATCTTTAATAATTCCGTACTCTCCGAAGAGTAGTATTTTTGAGTAAAACAAAGGTCCTTTCATCGAGGCTAATTTTTATTAAAGGTAATTAAAAAACAATACATACTAAAATTAATACTGTACTGCTCCTTTACCTAGTATATCACAAAGGTACTGACTGTTTTGGCAGTATGCAACTAATTCATTCTTAATAAATTCCAAAATTTTCACACTATCTCTTTCAGGATAAAGCACATGCACGTTTGCACCAGCATCTAGCGTAAAGCATACGGGTATGCCTGTAGCTGCCCTAAACTCCCATATTTTATTTATTATTTGTAGCGTATTGGGCTTCATTAATATAAAATACGGCATGGACGTCATCATCATAGCATGTAGCGTTAATGCTTCGCTTTCTACTACATTTATAAACAGCTCCGTATTACCATTGCGCAAAGCCTCTTTTACTTTAGATAAATTATGGTGCGCCTGTGCAAAGCGTTGTGTTGCGTACGGATGCCCGTGCATAAGGTTATGCCCAACAGTGCTAGATACTTGTTTTTCGCCTTTATCTACCAACAAAATAGTATCCTGATAGTTTTCGAATATAGGGTGTACAGCATCTAGTAACGGAACACCAAACAAATCGGCACTATGCTCCGTCTGCTCATGTTCGCCCCAAACTACTATGCTACCTTTTACACTTCGGCAGGCACTACCACTGCCCAATCGGGCTAAAAACGATGCTTTCTTATAAAAATAATCGTCCGTCATATCAGGATTTAGCAAACGCTCTACACTCATAAGGTTCATGGCAAGTGCTGCCATACCCGATGCTGATGATGCTATACCCGAACTGTGCGGAAATGTATTTTCGGTATGGATGGTAAAATGATAATCTGATAGGAAAGGCAAGTAAGCTGCTATACGCTGAAAGAATTTTTCGATTTTAGGTCGGAAACTTTCTTTGGGTTGGCCTTCAAAAAATAAATCGAATGAAAATTGCGTATCGTTATCTTTCTTCTGGAAATCGAGCGTTGTAATGGTTTTACAGTTATTAAGCGTAAAACTTATGGAGGGGTTGGCAGGAATTTGGTTTTCCTTTTTTCCCCAGTATTTTACTAATGCTATGTTACTAGGTGCACTCCACTTAAAACTACCCTCATTGGCAGTATGCGTATACCCTTTAGGGATAAAATCCTTTTCGGAAAGCATATCTTAAAAATTTATGCAAATATAGTTTTTTGTAGATAGATACCATTTTTGTTTGTTAATTTTGGGAAAAAACTAACGCATGCCAAAAATTTTAAAAATAGTTATAATGGTGGTTACCTGCTTGGCGGTAGGTTACCTATCGGGCGAGGTAACCCGCGAGAGTGTTACTACATGGTACACTACTATTGAGAAACCTTTTTTTAACCCGCCCAATTGGCTGTTTGCGCCCGTATGGGGCATGCTGTATGTATTTATGGGTGTGGCAGCAGGCTTGGTATGGGCACGTATAGATTACCAAAAGGAGCTTGTTAAAAAGGGGCTTACTTTTTTTGCTATACAATTGGGGTTAAATGCACTGTGGTCGTACCTGTTTTTTGGGTTGCACAATCCGTTACTAGCACTTATAGAGCTTGTATTGCTTTGGCTAATGATATACGAAACCTACTACCTTTTTAAAAAGGTAA
The Flavobacterium litorale genome window above contains:
- a CDS encoding geranylgeranylglycerol-phosphate geranylgeranyltransferase, whose protein sequence is MASRKTKLILMKILSLFSVVRGYNIPVIALAQYLSAVFILDKERRALDILLDVDLFIIVLASSLTIASGYIINNFYDAKKDLINRPKKSMLDRLVSQQTKLYVYFTLNALVTLLAFIVSWRAVVFFAVYIFLIWFYSHKLKRYPVIGNLTAAFLAILPFFAILMYFKNFYEVIFAHATFLYLLILTRELIKDLQNVTGDLANNYRTIPVMFGEKTSKKIITLLTFLTLIPVYLLIDVYDVGYMDIYFYIGMIVIMYFLLQLWKAESPKQYLQLHNILKLLIVAGVFCIILIEPSVLVHGRKLLSGI
- a CDS encoding diphosphomevalonate/mevalonate 3,5-bisphosphate decarboxylase family protein; the protein is MLSEKDFIPKGYTHTANEGSFKWSAPSNIALVKYWGKKENQIPANPSISFTLNNCKTITTLDFQKKDNDTQFSFDLFFEGQPKESFRPKIEKFFQRIAAYLPFLSDYHFTIHTENTFPHSSGIASSASGMAALAMNLMSVERLLNPDMTDDYFYKKASFLARLGSGSACRSVKGSIVVWGEHEQTEHSADLFGVPLLDAVHPIFENYQDTILLVDKGEKQVSSTVGHNLMHGHPYATQRFAQAHHNLSKVKEALRNGNTELFINVVESEALTLHAMMMTSMPYFILMKPNTLQIINKIWEFRAATGIPVCFTLDAGANVHVLYPERDSVKILEFIKNELVAYCQNSQYLCDILGKGAVQY
- a CDS encoding TspO/MBR family protein; amino-acid sequence: MPKILKIVIMVVTCLAVGYLSGEVTRESVTTWYTTIEKPFFNPPNWLFAPVWGMLYVFMGVAAGLVWARIDYQKELVKKGLTFFAIQLGLNALWSYLFFGLHNPLLALIELVLLWLMIYETYYLFKKVNKIAGYLFIPYLAWVTFAGVLNAAIWWLN
- a CDS encoding mevalonate kinase family protein, encoding MKGPLFYSKILLFGEYGIIKDSKGLSIPYNFYNGALKQDGNTSEEALQSNANLKRFVDYLETLQTENPDLVQFDIDTLNQHVADGMYFDSTIPQGYGVGSSGALVAAIYDEYAKDKITVLENLTREKLLALKTIFAQMESFFHGKSSGLDPLNSYLSIPILINSKDNIEATGIPSQIADGKGAVFLLDSGIVGETAPMVSIFMENLKEQGFRDMLKKQFVKYTDACVENFLHGDFKSLFANTKKLSKVVLNNFKPMIPEQFHELWQKGIETNDYYLKLCGSGGGGYILGFTEDIDKAKKALKGHKLEVVYQF